One stretch of Pseudomonas fluorescens Q2-87 DNA includes these proteins:
- the rhtB gene encoding homoserine/homoserine lactone efflux protein, translating to MLLETWLAFFAACWVISLSPGAGAIASMSSGLRYGFWRGYWNALGLQLGLALQVVIVAAGVGAILTASATAFHAIKWFGVAYLVYLGIKQWRAIPGDISDDAVVRPIGNPLALVFRGFLVNISNPKALVFMLAVLPQFIDPHAPLVKQYLILGVTMICVDLIVMAGYTGLASKVLRLLRTPQQQRRMNRTFAGLFIGAAGFLATMRRAAV from the coding sequence CGTTTTTTGCTGCGTGTTGGGTCATCAGCCTTTCTCCAGGCGCCGGTGCCATCGCATCGATGTCCAGTGGTCTGCGCTATGGTTTCTGGCGTGGTTACTGGAACGCCCTGGGCCTGCAACTGGGCCTGGCGCTGCAAGTCGTCATCGTCGCTGCCGGTGTTGGCGCGATACTCACGGCATCGGCTACCGCTTTTCATGCGATCAAATGGTTCGGCGTGGCTTATCTGGTCTATCTGGGTATCAAGCAGTGGCGAGCCATCCCCGGCGACATCAGTGACGACGCTGTCGTGCGGCCTATCGGTAACCCTTTAGCGCTGGTGTTCCGCGGTTTTCTGGTCAACATCAGCAACCCCAAGGCCCTGGTGTTCATGCTGGCGGTGCTGCCGCAGTTCATCGATCCCCATGCCCCGCTGGTCAAGCAGTACCTGATCCTGGGCGTGACCATGATCTGCGTCGACCTCATCGTCATGGCCGGGTACACCGGGCTGGCGTCCAAGGTCCTGCGCCTGCTGCGCACGCCGCAACAGCAACGGCGGATGAACCGCACTTTTGCCGGCCTGTTCATCGGGGCGGCGGGTTTCCTGGCGACGATGCGCAGGGCTGCGGTGTAA